From a single Loigolactobacillus coryniformis subsp. coryniformis KCTC 3167 = DSM 20001 genomic region:
- the rpsU gene encoding 30S ribosomal protein S21: MAKTVVRKNESLDDALRRFRRTVSRNGTLQEYRKREFYEKPSVKRKLKSEAARKRKKF, translated from the coding sequence ATGGCAAAGACAGTCGTTCGTAAAAACGAATCTCTTGATGATGCTCTTCGGCGCTTCAGACGCACTGTGTCCAGAAATGGTACATTGCAAGAATACCGTAAACGTGAATTCTACGAAAAGCCAAGTGTTAAACGTAAATTAAAATCAGAAGCAGCAAGAAAACGCAAGAAGTTCTAG
- a CDS encoding GatB/YqeY domain-containing protein — protein MSLIDTLNADLKTAMKARDKATLAVVRMLKAAVTNEQIKLGHELNEQEGLAVLATELKQRKESLDEFQKAGRDDLVTPLQGEIKIVEHYLPQQLTEAEVSDLVTTTVAKLNATSTKDFGKVMQTLMPQVKGRADGALVNRLVKSALTK, from the coding sequence ATGAGTCTGATCGATACGTTAAATGCTGACTTAAAGACCGCAATGAAAGCACGCGACAAAGCAACTTTAGCTGTTGTGCGGATGTTGAAGGCCGCCGTTACGAATGAACAAATCAAGCTTGGTCATGAATTAAATGAGCAAGAAGGGCTAGCGGTACTTGCCACTGAACTGAAGCAACGCAAAGAGTCACTGGATGAATTTCAAAAGGCAGGGCGTGACGATCTCGTTACACCTTTGCAAGGTGAAATTAAGATAGTGGAACATTATTTGCCGCAACAGCTGACCGAAGCGGAAGTTAGTGACTTAGTCACAACAACCGTCGCGAAGCTTAATGCAACGTCGACGAAAGATTTTGGTAAAGTGATGCAAACGTTGATGCCCCAAGTTAAGGGCAGAGCGGATGGCGCTTTAGTTAATCGATTAGTTAAATCAGCGTTAACCAAATAG
- a CDS encoding pyruvate, water dikinase regulatory protein, translating to MPSKTEIKFFIISDSVGETALNMVRAALAQFTKVDPIYYRFPFTNSDSRLDSVLKQAETERPIIIQTLVTGDLSKRVNQFAAAQNLTCYDLLSPIMQKISQLSGETPRGEAGAIHRLNDRYFDRISAMEFAVMYDDGKDPKGFLEADIVLLGVSRTSKTPLSLFLANRNLKVANLPLVPSAHIPEQIWQVDPKKIIGLTTDVAVLNNFRRERMIAYGLNPDTAYSDMNQITAELDFARQLYDKIGCYVINTAHRSIEETATLILEHMGLDHYGNKDE from the coding sequence ATGCCAAGTAAAACCGAAATTAAATTTTTTATTATCTCTGATTCTGTTGGTGAAACGGCCTTAAACATGGTTCGTGCCGCTTTAGCACAATTTACAAAAGTTGATCCGATCTACTATCGTTTTCCCTTTACCAACTCAGACAGCCGTCTTGATAGCGTCCTCAAGCAAGCGGAAACTGAGCGGCCAATCATCATTCAAACATTGGTCACCGGTGATCTGTCCAAACGAGTCAATCAATTTGCGGCAGCGCAGAATTTAACTTGCTATGATCTACTGAGTCCCATCATGCAAAAAATTAGTCAACTTTCTGGCGAAACCCCACGCGGCGAAGCAGGTGCGATCCATCGCCTCAATGACCGTTACTTTGATCGCATCTCGGCCATGGAATTTGCTGTAATGTACGATGATGGTAAAGATCCCAAAGGCTTTTTAGAAGCGGATATTGTATTGCTTGGTGTCTCCCGGACATCCAAAACCCCGCTCTCGCTTTTTCTGGCTAACCGCAACCTTAAAGTTGCCAACTTACCATTAGTTCCTTCTGCTCATATTCCGGAACAAATCTGGCAAGTCGATCCGAAAAAAATTATTGGTCTCACCACCGATGTTGCCGTACTCAATAATTTCCGTCGTGAGCGCATGATTGCTTACGGCTTAAATCCTGATACGGCTTATTCTGACATGAATCAGATCACCGCTGAATTAGATTTTGCGCGGCAACTTTATGATAAAATTGGCTGCTACGTGATCAATACAGCTCATCGTTCGATCGAAGAAACGGCGACCTTGATCCTAGAACATATGGGATTAGATCACTACGGTAATAAAGATGAGTAA
- a CDS encoding YitT family protein, which translates to MDDLQRVMRRHQYTAKVSTAFLYSICVSIAMNFFWQPGNIYASGITGFAQLLSTLSGRIFSVSISIPILLFLLNLPLFVLAWRQISHRFTIFTFIAVVFSSVMMKMIPITQITFDPIICAIFGGVVNGFGTGLALKNGISTGGLDIIGLVIGKRTGKSIGTINISFNAFIVIAAGFVFGWPYAFYSALSIFVNGKVMDMVYTRQQKMQVMIVTDKPRKVIDHIQNRMRRGITIVHDAEGAYQHDEKTILFTVISRYEMHDLQAAMRDSDPKAFVSISDTVKILGHFYEPMI; encoded by the coding sequence ATGGATGATTTACAGCGCGTTATGCGGCGCCATCAATATACCGCTAAAGTTTCCACGGCTTTTTTGTACTCGATTTGTGTTTCAATCGCAATGAACTTTTTTTGGCAGCCAGGTAACATCTATGCATCCGGGATTACCGGTTTTGCCCAATTACTGTCCACCTTAAGTGGGCGTATTTTTTCGGTCAGCATTTCAATTCCGATTTTGCTATTTTTACTTAACCTGCCCTTATTTGTTTTAGCTTGGCGACAGATCAGTCATCGCTTCACGATTTTCACGTTTATCGCGGTTGTATTTTCCAGTGTGATGATGAAAATGATCCCGATCACACAGATCACGTTTGATCCAATTATTTGTGCGATTTTTGGTGGGGTAGTCAATGGTTTTGGTACCGGGTTAGCTTTGAAAAATGGAATCTCAACTGGTGGTCTAGACATTATCGGCTTGGTGATTGGTAAGCGAACTGGTAAAAGTATTGGTACGATCAATATCAGTTTTAACGCCTTTATTGTCATCGCGGCAGGTTTTGTTTTTGGTTGGCCGTACGCCTTTTATAGTGCATTGAGTATTTTTGTTAACGGAAAAGTCATGGATATGGTTTATACCCGCCAGCAAAAAATGCAAGTCATGATCGTGACCGATAAGCCACGGAAAGTGATCGACCACATTCAGAACCGGATGCGGCGTGGGATCACGATCGTTCATGATGCTGAAGGTGCTTACCAACACGATGAAAAAACGATTCTATTCACTGTTATTTCGCGATACGAAATGCATGATCTTCAAGCGGCCATGCGCGATTCTGATCCTAAGGCATTTGTTAGTATTTCGGATACAGTTAAGATCCTGGGCCATTTTTATGAACCGATGATTTAA
- the brnQ gene encoding branched-chain amino acid transport system II carrier protein yields MQHRLTKREYLYIGSMLFGLFFGAGNLIFPVFLGQSSGHNVWTANLGFLITGIGLPLLGVVAIGLSQSKGVFELAEHVGRPYAYIFTILLYLTIGPFFALPRLATTSFQIGIIPFLKSNQQTSALIIFSIIFFAVTWWFARRPSQLIAVVGKYLTPAFLIVLGLLLLTALIKPLGSINHAAVASAYTQQPFFVGFTEGYNTMDALAALAFGVIVTDTIRKLGVTKPTTIAMDTMKSGLISIVLMGVIYTLLAMMGTMSLGQFKPAANGGIALAAIAKYYFGGFGSLLLALLVILACIKTAIGLVSAFGETFQELFPKGHYLWYITGASILPGIFANIGLTAIIAYSTPVLMFIYPLAITLMLLGISGSLFKQRRVVYVTTTIFTLIAAIADGVHTAPAIIAQTTVAKTIVALAQQYLPFFSIGMGWLIPALSGFIIGLILTKILPAKNM; encoded by the coding sequence ATGCAGCATCGCTTAACCAAGCGCGAATACCTTTATATCGGTTCAATGTTATTCGGTCTTTTCTTTGGCGCCGGTAATTTAATTTTTCCCGTTTTTCTTGGTCAAAGTAGCGGACACAATGTTTGGACGGCTAATTTAGGCTTTCTTATCACCGGTATTGGCCTACCGTTGTTAGGGGTTGTCGCGATCGGCTTGTCTCAAAGCAAGGGCGTCTTTGAACTTGCTGAACACGTTGGCCGCCCCTACGCCTATATTTTTACGATCTTACTATATTTAACGATCGGCCCGTTCTTTGCACTACCGCGATTAGCCACAACTTCGTTTCAAATCGGAATCATTCCTTTTTTGAAAAGTAACCAACAAACTAGCGCTTTGATTATCTTTTCAATTATTTTCTTTGCCGTCACTTGGTGGTTCGCCCGGCGACCATCACAATTAATTGCGGTTGTCGGCAAATATTTAACCCCCGCCTTCTTGATCGTATTGGGGCTGTTATTACTAACGGCGCTGATCAAACCGCTGGGCAGTATCAACCATGCTGCAGTAGCTAGTGCTTACACGCAGCAGCCGTTTTTTGTCGGTTTCACCGAAGGCTATAACACAATGGACGCACTTGCTGCATTGGCTTTTGGCGTAATCGTTACCGATACGATTCGTAAACTAGGCGTGACTAAGCCAACGACCATTGCCATGGATACCATGAAATCTGGCTTGATCAGTATCGTTTTAATGGGCGTAATTTACACATTATTAGCTATGATGGGAACCATGAGCCTGGGTCAATTTAAACCGGCAGCCAATGGTGGAATTGCTTTAGCCGCGATTGCCAAATATTACTTTGGTGGTTTTGGTAGCTTGCTCTTAGCACTATTAGTCATTCTAGCGTGTATCAAAACAGCGATCGGTTTAGTCTCAGCTTTTGGCGAAACTTTCCAAGAACTTTTTCCAAAAGGTCATTATCTGTGGTACATCACTGGTGCCAGTATTTTACCTGGTATTTTCGCCAATATCGGGTTAACTGCCATTATTGCTTACTCGACCCCAGTTTTGATGTTCATTTATCCGCTGGCGATTACATTGATGCTACTCGGAATTAGCGGTTCGCTATTCAAACAACGCCGTGTCGTTTACGTAACCACCACTATTTTTACGTTGATCGCCGCAATCGCTGACGGTGTGCATACGGCACCAGCAATCATTGCTCAAACCACAGTCGCTAAAACGATCGTGGCTCTGGCACAACAATATCTGCCCTTTTTCAGCATTGGTATGGGCTGGTTGATTCCCGCCTTAAGCGGCTTTATCATCGGCTTGATTCTTACTAAAATTTTACCAGCTAAAAATATGTAA
- the aspS gene encoding aspartate--tRNA ligase yields the protein MDKRTTYAGLIDEKYVGQEVTLMGWVQKRRNLGNLIFIDLRDREGIVQLVFSQEFGHDAWAVADKVRSEYVLEVKGKVTKRADDAINPNMKTGKVEVEIHDVTVLNKAKTPPFYIEDNINVSADLRMKYRYLDLRRPEMLQGLLIRNKITQAAHRYLDETGFIDVETPDLTKSTPEGARDYLVPSRVYPGHFYALPQSPQLFKQLLMGAGLDRYYQIARCFRDEDLRGDRQPEFTQIDLETSFLSAEEIQDLTEGLLKAVMKATKGIDLETPIPQITWNEAMARFGSDKPDIRFGMELQDLSDLMADTEFKVFSGAVANGGQVKGICVPGAADKYSRKDIDKIQDYVKRFGAKGLAWLKLTDDGFTGPIAKFFKGQEDVIGERLGAKSGDLLLFVADSRKVVADTLGYLRKFFAKELDLIDESKFAFIWVVDWPLFEYDEGIQRWTAAHHPFTMPNEEDVHYLNDGEDPHKAHAQSYDIVLNGYELGGGSIRIHDRDIQEKMLKALGISPEKAQERFGFLLDALTYGFPPHGGLAIGLDRFAMLLAGKDNIREVIAFPKNSKAGDPLTDAPSKVSNKQLLDLDLTVYDK from the coding sequence GTGGATAAACGCACAACTTATGCAGGTTTGATCGATGAAAAATACGTTGGTCAAGAAGTCACATTAATGGGCTGGGTCCAAAAACGCCGCAACCTAGGTAATTTGATCTTCATTGATCTTCGTGATCGTGAAGGTATCGTTCAATTGGTTTTCAGTCAGGAATTTGGTCATGATGCTTGGGCCGTTGCTGATAAAGTTCGTTCAGAGTATGTATTGGAAGTTAAGGGTAAAGTCACTAAGCGGGCTGACGATGCCATTAATCCTAATATGAAAACCGGTAAAGTTGAAGTTGAGATTCATGACGTCACTGTTTTGAATAAAGCGAAGACACCGCCATTTTATATTGAAGATAATATCAATGTTTCTGCTGACCTAAGGATGAAATATCGTTACTTGGATCTGCGCCGGCCAGAGATGTTGCAAGGGTTATTGATCCGCAACAAGATTACCCAGGCAGCTCATCGTTATTTGGATGAAACTGGCTTTATCGACGTTGAAACGCCTGATTTAACTAAGTCAACGCCGGAAGGGGCTCGCGATTATTTAGTCCCATCCCGAGTTTATCCTGGTCATTTTTACGCCTTACCTCAATCACCCCAATTATTTAAGCAATTATTGATGGGTGCTGGCTTGGATCGTTATTATCAAATCGCCCGTTGTTTCCGGGATGAAGATCTGCGTGGCGATCGGCAACCAGAATTTACACAAATTGATTTGGAGACGAGCTTTTTAAGTGCTGAAGAAATTCAGGATCTAACTGAAGGCTTGTTGAAGGCCGTTATGAAAGCAACTAAGGGCATCGATTTAGAAACACCAATCCCACAGATCACTTGGAATGAAGCGATGGCGCGTTTTGGTTCGGATAAGCCTGATATTCGTTTTGGGATGGAACTACAAGACCTTTCTGACTTAATGGCTGACACTGAATTTAAAGTTTTCAGTGGTGCGGTTGCAAATGGCGGTCAAGTCAAAGGAATCTGTGTACCTGGTGCTGCTGATAAATATTCACGTAAAGATATTGATAAAATTCAAGATTACGTTAAACGTTTCGGTGCGAAAGGCTTGGCTTGGTTGAAACTGACTGACGATGGTTTCACTGGTCCAATCGCTAAGTTCTTTAAGGGCCAAGAAGACGTTATTGGTGAACGCTTAGGGGCTAAATCCGGCGACTTGCTATTATTTGTTGCTGATAGTCGGAAAGTTGTTGCTGACACCTTAGGCTATTTGCGTAAATTCTTTGCTAAAGAGCTTGATTTGATTGACGAAAGTAAATTTGCTTTCATCTGGGTTGTTGATTGGCCATTATTTGAATACGATGAAGGTATTCAACGGTGGACGGCGGCACATCATCCATTCACGATGCCAAATGAAGAAGATGTACATTACTTGAATGATGGCGAAGATCCGCATAAAGCACATGCTCAAAGCTATGATATCGTCTTAAACGGTTATGAGCTTGGTGGTGGTTCAATTCGTATCCATGATCGCGATATTCAAGAAAAGATGCTGAAGGCCTTAGGTATTTCGCCAGAAAAAGCACAAGAACGCTTTGGTTTCTTATTAGATGCGTTAACTTACGGTTTTCCACCGCATGGCGGCTTGGCAATCGGTTTAGATCGTTTTGCAATGTTGCTAGCAGGTAAGGATAATATTCGTGAAGTGATCGCCTTTCCGAAGAACTCAAAAGCCGGCGATCCATTGACTGATGCACCAAGTAAAGTATCAAATAAACAATTATTAGATCTTGACTTAACGGTCTACGATAAATAA
- a CDS encoding deoxyribonuclease IV, with product MLLIGSHVAMRGKEMFLGSAKEAASYHATTFSIYTGAPQNTRRKPIAELNIPAGQAYMQQHELQSVVIHAPYIINLANTIKLDHFDFAVKFLQVEVQRAEALGAKQIVLHPGAHVGAGAAAGIANIVKGLNEVLQPQQTVQIALETMAGKGTEVGRSFAELAEIIAGVHLNDKLSVCFDTCHTNDAGYNVKEDLSGVLTEFDQIIGLERLQVVHLNDSKNPQGSHKDRHQNLGLGTIGFAALNEMAHLPELAKVPKIMETPWVKTDTGESFAPYGYEIAMLTAQKMNPTLMADIVAQQPFSQNVG from the coding sequence ATGCTATTAATTGGTTCTCACGTTGCCATGCGGGGTAAAGAAATGTTTTTAGGTTCAGCTAAAGAAGCGGCTAGTTATCACGCCACTACTTTTAGCATTTATACTGGAGCACCGCAAAATACGCGACGCAAACCGATCGCGGAGTTGAATATTCCAGCTGGTCAAGCATATATGCAGCAACATGAACTGCAAAGTGTTGTGATCCATGCGCCTTACATTATTAATCTAGCTAATACGATCAAGCTTGATCATTTTGATTTTGCGGTAAAATTTTTGCAGGTCGAAGTGCAACGAGCTGAAGCCTTAGGGGCTAAACAGATCGTTTTGCATCCAGGTGCGCACGTTGGGGCGGGAGCTGCGGCTGGCATTGCGAATATTGTTAAGGGTCTGAATGAAGTTCTACAGCCACAACAAACGGTTCAGATTGCCCTAGAGACTATGGCCGGTAAAGGAACGGAAGTTGGTCGTAGCTTTGCTGAACTAGCTGAGATCATTGCGGGTGTGCATTTAAATGATAAATTAAGTGTTTGCTTTGATACTTGTCATACCAACGATGCTGGCTATAACGTTAAGGAAGATCTTTCCGGTGTGCTGACTGAATTTGATCAAATTATTGGTTTAGAACGGCTACAGGTCGTGCATTTAAATGATTCAAAAAATCCCCAAGGCAGTCATAAGGACCGGCACCAAAATCTTGGTTTGGGAACGATAGGCTTTGCAGCATTAAATGAAATGGCCCATCTCCCTGAGTTAGCGAAAGTACCGAAGATCATGGAAACACCGTGGGTCAAAACTGATACGGGAGAAAGCTTTGCGCCTTATGGTTATGAGATCGCCATGTTGACTGCGCAAAAAATGAATCCCACTTTGATGGCGGATATTGTGGCACAACAACCATTCAGTCAGAACGTTGGATAA